A region of Mauremys mutica isolate MM-2020 ecotype Southern chromosome 2, ASM2049712v1, whole genome shotgun sequence DNA encodes the following proteins:
- the LOC123365196 gene encoding phytanoyl-CoA hydroxylase-interacting protein, giving the protein MELLSTPRSIEINNITCDSFRISWAMDGGDLERVTHYFIDLNKKENKNSNKFKHRDVPTKLVAKAVPLPMTVRGHWFLSPRTEYSVAVQTAVKQSDGEYLVSGWSETVEFCTGDYAKEHLAQLQEKAELIAGRMLRFSVFYRNQHKEYFQHVRMHCGNMMKPSLKDNSGSHGSPTSGMLHGIFFSCNTEFNTGQPPQDSPYGRYRFQIPAQRLFSPNTNLYFADFYCMYTAYHYVVLVLAPKGSPGDHFCRERLPQLDISCNKFLTCCMEDGELVYHHAQDIILEVIYTEPVDLSLGVLGEISGHQLMSLSTADAKKDPSCKTCNISVGR; this is encoded by the exons ATGGAGCTGCTCTCCACCCCCCGCAGCATCGAGATCAACAACATCACGTGTGACTCGTTCCGGATCTCCTGGGCCATGGACGGGGGAGACCTGGAGAGAGTCACCCACTACTTCATCGACCTGAACAAGAAGGAGAACAAGAACTCCAACAAATTCAAACACAGG GATGTGCCCACCAAGCTGGTCGCCAAGGCAGTCCCACTGCCCATGACTGTGAGGGGCCACTGGTTCCTGAGCCCCAGGACAGAATACAGCGTGGCCGTGCAGACAGCGGTGAAGCAGAGTGATGGGGAGTACCTGGTGTCTGGCTGGAGCGAGACCGTGGAGTTCTGCACAGGGG acTATGCTAAGGAGCACCTGGCCCAGCTGCAGGAGAAGGCTGAGCTCATTGCGGGCAGGATGCTCAGATTCTCTGTCTTCTATAGGAACCAGCACAAGGAATATTTCCAGCATGTCAG gaTGCATTGTGGGAACATGATGAAGCCCTCTCTGAAGGACAACAGTGGGAGCCATGGCTCACCCACCAGTGGCATGCTGCACGGGATCTTCTTCAGCTGCAACACCGAGTTCAACACAGgccagcccccccaggactcGCCCTACGGCCGCTACCGCTTCCAGATCCCCGCCCAGCGCCTCTTCAGCCCCAACACCAACCTCTACTTTGCGGACTTCTACTGCATGTACACCGCCTACCACTACGTCGTCCTGGTGCTGGCTCCTAAGGGCTCCCCGGGAGACCACTTCTGCCGGGAGCGCCTGCCCCAGCTGGACATTTCCTGCAACAAATTCCTGACCTGCTGCATGGAGGACGGCGAGCTAGTCTATCACCATGCCCAGGACATCATCCTGGAGGTGATATACACTGAGCCCGTCGACCTCAGCCTGGGCGTGCTGGGAGAGATCAGCGGCCACCAACTCATGAGTCTCTCCACCGCTGATGCCAAAAAGGACCCCAGCTGCAAGACGTGCAACATCAGCGTGGGGCGCTAG